In the Glycine max cultivar Williams 82 chromosome 6, Glycine_max_v4.0, whole genome shotgun sequence genome, tattaaattttgacCATATGTGTATTCTATATTtacttttcgttttttttttcaaaaataatccGAGAGAGTAAAAGAGAGGAGGAAGTTAGGTTAGTGACAATTGGCTTCAACCCGTTAGAGTGCGTGAGTAAAGAGACAGCAGCTGAAGTTGATCGAGCTTTCTGTGTATTTATTATTCATGTATTATTTGAGTTATTTCAACTTGTTAGCGgatgaatattattatttttattattcatttatttatttatatatgttaaaaacactttataaaatttattttattttatttttcaaaaaaagacaCTTTGTATTTTATTCTTATCGTACTTCTTCCTAATGAGTTCATCGTCTTCCTCGTAACTCCCACATGATATACTATATAATCAACCCCCAAAGCAAAACCTCCTTCTATcactctcaagtctcaactcAACCAATTACTACTCCATATTCATATATAGGTTCCCCTCTTTCCTCAATCCACTTTCAATATGCCCAGGTCTTACCCGAACCGGACCTTTATTTACATACTCCCGGTGGGAACCGGATTCCAGCGCACGCAACCATTCTGGTTAATTTaaacctctttcttttttcttcaattcaaaCTTCAATTTCAAAACTCCAATCATCATATATAATTTCGCTTAACTAATGTTCCCTTTCATTTTGTGTTGAAGTCTTCGGCATCCCCAGTTTTAGAAAACGTCATAACGTCCAACGGAGTCGTCAGGTTCACGGAGTAATATTATGACAAAGTAGTCTTCGTAGTCTTCTTCTACTCGTCCAGGTTCGTAGTTAGTTATGTCAATATTATGACAAAGTAGTGGTAGGAAGTTTAGTTATAATTCTTCAAGGGAATTGATAGGGTTTGCAGGTGTTGATACGACACTTGGCCACTTGCCAGAGAAAGCTCAAAGGAGGGTGTTTGCGGTGTAAGCGCATGTGGCAGCTCTTCAGACTCCACTCtgatccatttgtctatgtcagGATTCATGCAACTAAAATCTTAGTTGTGCCTCAGTCATAGCTATAGTATAGGTCGTAGCATATTTAGAGTTGAGGTTTTAGAAACTTTataattaccaaaattgtgATTAGTTAAAGAAATTTAGTCTTTTCCATGTGATAACCCAAGCTGAAAATTTtgctcattatttatttatttgtcctCCTGTTATGTTATAAAGAGATCGAAACTGTATTTGTATGTGAATTTTGTGCAAAAAGTGGTGTATATATagtaaagaccaaaaaaaaagtagaacgAGTGTAAGATAAGATTATTGATGTGAAGGaaagatacaatttttttatataaaagatattatataatttatggcataaataatataactctGTAGTGTATAGTTGTGTGCATGGCCTGTACCAATTGTCAGTTTCCATATTCGTCTGCGGTTTGTTTGTTACGACCCTTACTATCCTTATATATTCTGGGATGAATGTAACTGACAATCACATCTTTATACGTCTAGTGGATCGTTTATCATCTTGTAGTTATGTTATCTTCACAATAACAAGCTTAAGTATGTGGTAGTCATAAGTCATGGCTGTTGTGTTGTTTGCACGACCAAATTAAAGCAGTGACGCAATTCATAGCAGGCACAGGACCGACACAGTATACAGTTATTACTTATTATACCTTATTTCAGTTTCGGTAGCATGGTCGGGAACAAGCAAAACATGCGTGCATCAGTGACAGTGAGAGGTCCCCTCCTCAAAAGCCACAAAcaaagattattattataaccCTAGTTGATGATGTACAGCACCTTTCAATAATGACCATTAAAAAGAAGCAATAATGGAACAAATTAACAGGTTGGTCTTCATTGATCACCTGGGCTAGTGGGACAAGTGGAGGATGATTAAACCGGCCAGTATAGCATTACTATTTAGGGTTGTTTGGTTTAACCTTAGCTATAGGTTTTGTTTTGAACGGACTCATGCACATTTTGTGAAAAAGTGAGAATTGGTAACTTTTGATTCATCTGTTGTTTGGGTTGGATCTCCAAAGagtaatccaaacacactcgatttgcaaattaaataaatgcatcaaattaattaataatctctTAGTTGTCTTAGTTTTTGTAAGCTGTAACATTCAATAATCGTCTAATTTAACATTCATATTGTGGTGGTCATGAGTGAATCTAATTTACTATGTTGTCACTGTCTTGATTTCTTTTAATCTTACGATTATCTTGCCTtacctattattattattttaatttttcggtCTAGGTTAACCTTGCTGTTTTGCCTGAATTCGATTGAAAATGGAGCTAGCAAGAGAACATGAAAGATGACGCAAGGTGGAAACTACTGGTGAGGAAGGTGGCATCGGCCAAAGCCTTGTCTTCCTTAGCGCTGCCAATTAGAGGAAGCAGGTTGAGGAAATTAGATCAGAGgaaccataaataaataatggcaAGTTGTGCCTCCCCTGTCTTGGGGATTAGCTATGTTCCCTacatacaaaattacaaaataatagaGAAATAATTGCAAATGGTGGTGTTAATTAACCTGTGATATAGCCTTATGGGTATTTTGCATGAAAGGTATAATACTCATTGAGATGATCTCTACCACTTCTCTTATTGCTTTAATGGAGgggaaataaaaagaataaggaaaagaaaattttattttatttttttctcttttcttcttaattttttctttaatcatataaaataaaacacatgattaattatgttttttttcttctcttttttttatttaaaaaaaaaacacaatgtaAATGTGAATATTGTTTCTAACGAGgatttgaaatgtaatttttcaCTCTACTGCTTTttcatagagagaaaaaaaatacagtgcacaaaaataaaataaataagtagaaataaaatatatttgataaaaaggaaataagGGAGAGACAAGGAAAGGGATAAAgatgaataaatataaatggaaaaataatataaatctcataaatttctaaattattttcaatctaaagtTCAAATCTTCTCTACCAGACAACTAAATCATATGTCATTACTAGATTCTTTTGAATGATTGAGTAATTAgtacattttattttgtgtaattTATATATCAAACCAATAAGTAATTGGTCCGAGTAATACTAGTTAATCTCGATTTTTTCaagcaaaattttatatttgtgtcATGTGGATGGGAAAACATAGATGAGAGGGAACACTTCACTAACTAAATGTGATTAATTAGGTTCTTCGATGAAAATTAATCTTCAGTGAAGTCGATAAATATTTCATACCAATACCAATATCTTGGTGACCCTAAAGAGATATCAATTTGATTTGTTAGaagaaaataactatttatctttatgattaattgaaattttaaaattgatgaatGGTTGCATTAAGTAGTTCTCCTTCGAAAACAACATTAAGTAGTTCCTTTGTAACAAGAGCTTTGAGCATATGGTCTACAAGGAAATTAGGCTGGTTAAAATGGGTCAATTCGACTAGTTGGGCCTAACCCACCTTAGCTCACTTAATTGGTGGGCCAATCCAACCCGACTCACCTCTTGTTAAATCTTAAAATCATTGGTCAAACGACTCACTACTAATTGATGAGTTAAACggattatcataaaaaataaataaataaaaaacatttttttaaaagtattgttCCGTTAATCATGATTATTTGTTTTATCATAACTTGTGAGCAATATCTCAATGTCACATtcaatttagaataaaaaacaattaaaaaagatagatattttacatatattcaTGCTAATCTCAATGTCATATATTCATTCCAAACTAAACATTTGGGATAAATCAATAGTATTGAAAATACAAGTTATAATTAATTCCTTTCTAATAGTGTGAAGAAATCCCAAACGCAAATAGTAATCATCAAAACATGATATCTTAATTTGTTCAAatggaaaatacaaaaaaaaaaaagatagtgtAATAGTTGGGTAACTTGTGGGCTAACAAGAAGAATCTTGAGCCACGTGATGGAAAAGAGCAAGCACGCGTTCATGACGTGGGTGAGGAATATGGAGTACTTGAAGTCGTTGTTGCTGAGAAGGTACTTGTTGAGGACTAAGACCGCAATGTTGGAGGAGTACCAACCTGACACGAGCCCGTTCGTGAACCCTTCACTTGGAGAAGGTACTTCATTGGCACTACTTCTTTCGTTTTTCTTGTGCTTCACTGCAAAGATGTTGCCGAAGACTAAATCAACATATATGGGTGACAGAGcatgaaaaaataacaaacctGATCTTTTTCATTTATGGAATTGAcattttggaataaaattttcaatttaaaagtgTCTTCTAGAATAAGGGATTCAGAACATTCCAAGAGAAATTTCGAATTTCAAATATGGAACATCCAAAAACATCACCCTTTATTACGAAACAAAGAATCCAGAATTGTACAAACATAATTCTGGATTAAGTTATTTggaatacatgttttttttcgAGAAAACATAATCTAGAATTATGTTTCTGGATTATGTTTTCTGGAAAACAACATGTATTCAATATAACTTAATCGAGAATTGTGTTTGTATAATTTTGGATAAGCCAATTTTCAAgggcataattttttatattccatATTTGCCAATCTAGAAATATAAgcagatttgaaaaaaaaaaatctcagaaCTTACATCAAACAATAACTTCGCTAGTGACCTACGAGTGAAAGGTGATTGCCGGAGGGAGAGGGAGCCACCCACGAGACGGTGGTACAAAAAGTCGAGAAGAACTTATAAAAAAGGTAAGGGCAATTTCGGGGTTTTCAAAATAATGGAGATGAAAGTAGCAACTAGCAATTAATGAGGTGCAAGAAAAAACTGCCTTCATTTTTTCTGTGGCACTATAGATTTTGCTTTGTTGGGCCTTGGGTTGGGGTATTTGTATCCGGATACTTGTGTCTcaaatttaataacaataaacacTCATTATTTGCCCATAAAATTGAGATGAAGGGGAGAAAGAGAACCTTTTTAagttttcatattaaaataaatattctggaaaatatttaataagcttatatatttttttagaggaatttaataaacttatattttttttcttgactctccgattcatcaggaaaaatgaatcctgactaatctaaaatttgattaaaaaattatttccactaagaattaaactcaaataatattcaaataatttaatcttaattttaatatattaatcacttatatctcatcactttcttttaaTAAGCTTATATGTGTTCAAGTTAAAATTTCCAAAGAGTATAATTTCATATTCTAGACTTGATCAGTAATAATAGTATCCTAACCTAGATTTTCTCCATTTATAAGCTAATGATGCGTTGGTAACTTTTGTTTTACTGGAATGTGATGCACTCGCGTCTGATTTGGAATTAACTTGACCCATTGTATCTATATCTTTCCGTTTCATGAAGGGTGACCATTCACACATTCAAAGAatcaaaggtaaaaaaaaataaataaaggaaagaatgaaaaataagtgTAGTCGAATTGCCAAAAGGATAATTTACCATTTCAACAACAAAGATCACTTACAAAAATGCAAACAGTTGCTCGTTAGTATGTTCTAAAGCGGCAAAAAAAATGATCAGTAGTCACGATCAATGTGATGCACCCAACCATTTTTTTAAGCTTGGTTCATTTTTCGTTTACTCTATAATCTTTGGAACTAGTGCTTTAGCCTTCAGCCTGTGTCATtataaactataataaatagAAATTCTGTTATTATGAggttgaataaataatatactataattaaatatttattacatgaatttataattatataaattattttataataaaagaataatagaattagattatttttatataaggtgtaatttgttttcataagatattttgaaaaacttatagaaagaatgtaaaaaataatttatgaacatAATATAAATTCTCAAATACTCACTAAATAATTATATCACAAGATAAACccaaataatttttagaaatgcaccccatataataaattaaaacatatgtttatttaaaaatatatacataactAGAGTAATTTTATAAaggagaaaatattaaattgttaagATTTTACTATtagaatcaattaatttttttgtcaccATGTTATTGGTGGGTGAAATATCCATTGACTAATCTTTGTAGAATTTAGTTGATTATCTTTATTAAAATCATTTctcctaaatatattttttattatttataagactcatattttagattttatttaagagatttaaattcaattttattgtaCATCATGTTGGTAGaatgaattataaatattttttttggtatagaATGAATAAAGACAAATCTGATTGTCTTTATTaagtaaaacaataatttaaaactttaaatgagagttatctttttatatttctcttaGGTGGAACACTAGCATTTTTTAAAGTGGAACTCGGTAATCAACTTGACtaattagagtgtgtttggatttgCATTTAGAGCTCCAAACTTGAGAGTCTAGGATGGGTCAAATATGACTTTTGTATTGACCAAAATGTTTAAATGTGTGTTAAAAACATTATTCTAAATTTTGGACTCAAGTTTCATTTAAAAGTAACTTCTCCATCACCTTAAGTCACAAAGATGTATTCCAGGTGTGCTTGTATTGTCTTGATGAATAACAAACATAAAACACATGTACATGcatattttgatgattttacattttaaattaattttgtttccaaGTTTTCAAACAACTTcttgtgataaaattatttttttatgatatgttGTTCAACTAAAAATCACGTTATAATATATTCacatttgatttaaaatcaattttgtaaaattttacgttgacttaaaatcaattttacacaCGCAATTAATGTATATCTTTACCTTGTGAATTGATGAAGGATGGGCATCCACACGTTCAACAAATCGAAAGTACTAGCAAGGAAAAGAAATGGAGCAAAATAGGCGAAGCAGCCAAATTGCCAAAACCAAAAGGACAATACCATTTGACCATTTCAACAACAAATAATGCTAATACATGCTTGTCTCCGAGAGAGACACTGAAGACAAgtgaattaataaattattaatgtccTCGACCAATATCGCGATGCACCCAACCAAGTTTATAAGCtagtttcattttcaatttcattattaacttccatcaaccgccaggTACGTTAATTACCCCAATAGGAACATATCCTATGGAAATTATTGTGCCATGTATATGGCTAAtgaattttcaactttttttttaattttataagtaaCTGATAATACAATGATAAATTTTGTGGCTGAAAACTATTAACTCATTTATCCGGTGAAACTGAATTCATTAATATCTTAAATTGGAatcttatggataaaaaaaacataaaaggaagGGGGGATTCGACTTGTGGAGTGAAAGACTAGGTTTtgttttttagatattttaggTGTTGTTTTCCTACTCAAATTGGATTTGGgtgaattattaaaaaaaaaggttagtgACCACAAATTGGACGGCATCCACAAGATTTTTGGGGTTTTTATAACCATATTTGGGGTTAAATTTGTCCACAGTTTCTTACAATATCAAGAATTATGACGAAATTACAACTGTAACTATGACCGCAATTTGTAATCTTATACgaaattttatttactaaagtgaaacttcaTTCTAATTAGAAAATACCACCAAAATACGAGTTTTGTTACTCTAGGATGTAGTTCCTTGGGTGCATCTAGCTGCATCCAATTTTAACTTTCTAGCTATATATACTTGTGGAGTGACAGAATTTAAgtgtagtttttaaaatattttttgtattgttctcccattagaattagaattagagtTTCACCATTACAAACCTTTTATTAAGCCGATCATCCTTGAGGCGAAACTTCAATTTTCTTCATAACTAAACTGTATATAAATCTTCTCCTTTGTGGAGGCTATTCTTCTTCTACAAAACATGTTATATTCTTCTtcttagttatttatttatgtgtatATAAATCTCAGGGCAATGATGTGGGTGCACAGTATAGATCAGGAATATACTACTACAACGAAACCCAAGCGTGTTTAGCCGAGGAATAAAAAGATGCAAAACAGTTGGAACTGAAGGAGAAGATTGTGACAGAAATACTTCCAGCAAAGAGGTTTTACAAAGCAGAGGAATACCATCAACAAACAATCTGCAGAAAAAGGCTGCACTGGTCCCATAAGGTGCTATGGCTAATGGATGATCATCACTTTCTTGCTGCACACTTCACCATGTCTCTGGCTTCTATCAGCCATCAATTGTGTACtccaatataataatattatcaaaaaaataaaaaaagtcatgGTGTATCTTCAAAGTGATCAAATCATATTGCAATCTGGACTCTAGTTGATCTATTGCTATCTATATAAATGCTTTAAAGTAAAGTTATCATTTTGCATGAAACTCTTGGCCATAGAAAGGAGATTACATGAGAAATTGCTAGCActcaaatcatataaaatatttatttctttgggATGTAATAAGCATAAATATATTGATGGATACACTGGCATTGAATCTGAGATACTAATAGAAAACAACAACCAAAGCTAATTAGAGTATGATTTTGTGGGAAGcattcaaacttcaaagttcatctTTAGGAGATGATGAAGGTCCTGTTGGATTATTGGAGGAGTTTTTGATTGGGTAGGAAGCCAACATAGCTATGCCACAAAGTCCCTCCTTTTTAGATATGTTCCTTTGCATTCTGATGTAACCCTGTTCTCCCCATTCTGGTCCCCAAGAGTTCCTCACTATCCAGTAACTAGTCCCATCAACAGTTGCTCCATACCCCACAATCGCCACACCATGATTTAGCTCCGTGCTACAATCACCAGTAAATACTCCCTGCAatgatttttatgttaaattaagaTACTTTTTTGCTTCAATGTTGACAGCAAATAGTCCAATTAGCAGCCTACTTATTGccacttttttttgtaaagggAACTGGGAAATGGTAACTAATGTTTTTGCTTCTAAAcaacttttgaaattttttgcatTGAATAGGTGAATTAGATATTTACCTCGGAGTAGAACTGGAAATCAGATCCCCCGGCATCAATGGCTACAGAAACAGGTTGGTTGGCAACAGCTTTGAGCAATGCATTTTCATCGTTACCAGGTACATTCTCATGGCCATCAATTGATACAGCTAGGTCATTTGCCTGCAACAAGAATGATTTTTGCATTTCAAGTTCCTCAAGTTATCAGTCAAAtatattggttttttaaaaagtttagctTAATATGCACCTTGGATGCATCACATGTTCCATCTTGAGCTGTGTAAGGGTAATAGCTTTCTGTTGTTATGCCTCCCTTCTGCTTGATGAACTGGAAAGCAGATTCCATTAACCCACCATTGCATCCTGCATTTTCTTCGGTGTCACAGTCCACCAGCTCTTGTTCAGACAAGGAGACTAGCTTATTCGTCTTGATTTGGTTAATGCCTTCAACAGCTACAACAGTTGAAAACGCCCAACAACTACCTGCACGAgacattaatgaaaatataatttgcaTAAATT is a window encoding:
- the CYSP2 gene encoding cysteine proteinase precursor, with protein sequence MAMKKFLWVVLSLSLVLGVANSFDFHDKDLESEESLWDLYERWRSHHTVSRSLGDKHKRFNVFKANVMHVHNTNKMDKPYKLKLNKFADMTNHEFRSTYAGSKVNHHRMFRDMPRGNGTFMYEKVGSVPASVDWRKKGAVTDVKDQGHCGSCWAFSTVVAVEGINQIKTNKLVSLSEQELVDCDTEENAGCNGGLMESAFQFIKQKGGITTESYYPYTAQDGTCDASKANDLAVSIDGHENVPGNDENALLKAVANQPVSVAIDAGGSDFQFYSEGVFTGDCSTELNHGVAIVGYGATVDGTSYWIVRNSWGPEWGEQGYIRMQRNISKKEGLCGIAMLASYPIKNSSNNPTGPSSSPKDEL